A portion of the Parasedimentitalea marina genome contains these proteins:
- a CDS encoding substrate-binding domain-containing protein, translating into MAWYRAAVSAALFLFSSALSASAQDVTLSSPDGTVEITGNLLGFDGQFYRVDTQFGELTVDGSGVNCEGPGCPNLANFIAELTLSGSSTMAEVLLPALIEGFALRNDYQTRRNSLQNGNFEYLLLRGGSTPVARFTFLISSTDEGFADLLANEADVVMALREIRPEERRLARDAGLGDMTGSNRSRVLALDAMVPVVAPGNPVTSISVPELAKVFAGNIVNWQELGGPNAPISLHLPVAGSGLAQAVEDRLLAPAKLPLSQDLRRHDRSSGLARAVTTDPFAIGIASFAETGTARMLTLTGSCGFALAAGRRAIKTEDYPLTAPMFLYLPARRLPKVARDFLSYARGPAAQVVIRRVGFVDQAPEYIPVNAQGRRLANAIEAAGEEIDLSELQRLVALMGDMQRLTTSFRFETGSTRPDAQSRANITQLARAMEAGVYDTKRLIFVGFSDGEGAAAGNRKIAMKRAETVRDAVVEAAQTANFDHMQIEVEAFGEALPMACDDSDWGRQVNRRVEVWLH; encoded by the coding sequence ATGGCATGGTATCGTGCGGCGGTTAGCGCCGCACTCTTTCTTTTTAGCTCCGCTCTGTCAGCCTCGGCGCAGGACGTAACGCTTTCGTCACCGGATGGTACGGTTGAGATCACTGGCAACCTGCTTGGGTTCGACGGGCAGTTTTACCGTGTTGATACCCAATTCGGTGAACTGACAGTGGACGGCTCGGGCGTGAACTGCGAAGGGCCTGGGTGCCCAAATCTGGCAAATTTCATTGCAGAGCTGACATTGTCCGGTTCGTCGACCATGGCCGAGGTTCTGTTGCCAGCCCTGATCGAAGGTTTCGCCCTAAGGAATGATTACCAAACGCGCAGGAACAGCCTGCAAAATGGAAACTTTGAATATCTGTTGTTGCGGGGCGGCTCTACTCCGGTTGCGCGGTTTACATTTTTGATCAGTAGCACCGACGAAGGCTTTGCCGATCTATTGGCGAACGAGGCAGATGTGGTCATGGCCTTGCGTGAAATCAGACCAGAGGAGCGCCGATTGGCGCGGGATGCTGGCCTGGGAGACATGACCGGCTCAAACCGCAGTCGGGTGTTAGCCTTGGATGCGATGGTTCCTGTCGTGGCACCTGGCAATCCAGTGACCAGCATTTCGGTGCCGGAATTGGCCAAGGTATTTGCCGGAAATATTGTAAATTGGCAGGAACTTGGCGGCCCCAACGCCCCGATTTCATTGCACCTCCCTGTGGCGGGATCTGGCCTGGCGCAGGCGGTCGAGGACCGGCTTCTTGCCCCAGCCAAGCTACCGTTGTCCCAAGACCTGCGACGCCATGATCGCAGTAGCGGATTGGCGCGCGCGGTGACGACGGATCCGTTTGCCATTGGGATTGCCAGCTTCGCGGAAACGGGCACGGCTCGGATGCTGACGTTGACCGGATCCTGTGGGTTCGCACTGGCGGCGGGCCGTCGCGCCATCAAAACCGAGGACTACCCGCTGACCGCCCCGATGTTCCTATATTTGCCTGCACGACGTCTGCCCAAAGTTGCGCGTGATTTTCTGAGCTATGCTCGGGGGCCGGCAGCACAGGTTGTGATTCGTCGTGTTGGATTTGTCGACCAAGCTCCGGAATATATTCCGGTAAACGCTCAGGGGCGGCGGTTGGCCAATGCTATAGAGGCCGCGGGAGAGGAAATCGACCTGTCTGAGTTGCAGCGTTTGGTCGCGTTGATGGGTGATATGCAGCGGCTAACCACGTCTTTTCGGTTTGAAACTGGGTCTACGCGTCCCGACGCACAGTCACGCGCCAATATAACTCAGCTGGCGCGGGCAATGGAAGCTGGGGTGTATGACACCAAAAGGCTAATATTCGTCGGTTTTTCTGACGGCGAAGGGGCAGCAGCGGGCAATCGCAAGATAGCGATGAAGCGTGCAGAGACCGTACGGGATGCGGTTGTCGAGGCAGCCCAAACAGCAAATTTTGATCACATGCAAATTGAAGTGGAGGCCTTTGGTGAGGCCCTGCCGATGGCCTGCGATGACAGTGACTGGGGACGGCAAGTGAACCGCCGGGTCGAAGTTTGGCTACATTGA
- the secA gene encoding preprotein translocase subunit SecA yields MLGIGTIAKKVFGTPNDRKIKATRPLIAKINALEPEFEKLSDDGLKEKTNELRQRALDGTSLDELLPEAFANVREAAKRALGLRAFDTQLMGGTFLHQGCISEMKTGEGKTLVATFPAYLNALTGKGVHVVTVNEYLAKRDSEWMGKVFAHLGMTTGVIWSNMPEAEKKAAYESDITYATNNELGFDYLRDNMKSDLDQLFQKYHNFAIVDEVDSILIDEARTPLIISGPAEDRSELYSTVDKVIPLLSDDHFDLDEKTRGVTFTDDGNEYLEQLLTERELLTEGATLYDPESTSVVHHVNQALRAHKLFQRDKDYIVRDGDVVLIDEFTGRMMPGRRLSDGLHQAIEAKEEVTIQPENTTLASVTFQNYFRLYDKLSGMTGTALTEAEEFSEIYGLGVVEVPTNKPIARVDEDDRVYRTAAEKYTAMIDEAKVAHAKGQPVLLGTTSIEKSELLSQMLEKEGVKHNVLNARQHEKEAQIVADAGRFGTVTIATNMAGRGTDIQLGGNVEMKVLEVLEQNPDADPVVLRAQEEARHTEEKQKVIDAGGLIVMASERHESRRIDNQLRGRSGRQGDPGLTRFYLSLEDDLMRIFGSERLDKLLTTLGMKEGEAIIHPWVNKSLERAQAKVEGRNFDQRKNVLKFDDVMNDQRKVIFGQRREIMSAADLSDIVSDMRHEVIDDLLDTYMPPKTYADQWDTEGLKQQAVEKLGIDVPLVDWAAEEGVDDEEIRERLIKESDELMAKKAVAFGPENMRNIEKQILLQAIDAKWREHLLTLEHLRSVVGFRGYAQRDPLNEYKNESFQLFESMLDSLRETVSQQLSHIRPMSEEEQQKMLQEMAARQAALQGAAKVPGQAVAGDAAPGFVEDDPTTWGAPSRNDKCPCGSGEKFKHCHGRLA; encoded by the coding sequence ATGCTGGGTATCGGAACAATCGCCAAAAAGGTTTTCGGGACACCGAATGACCGCAAGATAAAGGCGACAAGGCCGCTGATCGCAAAGATCAACGCGCTTGAACCCGAGTTCGAAAAACTCAGTGACGACGGGCTGAAGGAAAAAACCAACGAGCTGCGCCAACGCGCGCTGGATGGCACCTCGCTTGACGAACTGCTGCCCGAGGCCTTTGCCAACGTACGCGAAGCCGCCAAGCGGGCATTGGGGTTGCGGGCCTTTGACACCCAGCTGATGGGCGGCACCTTTCTGCATCAGGGCTGTATTTCTGAAATGAAAACCGGCGAGGGTAAAACCCTTGTGGCGACATTCCCTGCCTATCTGAACGCGCTGACTGGCAAGGGCGTGCATGTGGTTACGGTGAACGAATACCTGGCCAAGCGGGATTCCGAGTGGATGGGCAAAGTATTTGCACACCTCGGTATGACGACAGGCGTGATCTGGTCCAACATGCCTGAGGCCGAAAAGAAAGCCGCTTACGAATCCGATATCACCTATGCCACCAACAACGAGCTGGGTTTTGACTATCTGCGCGACAACATGAAGTCTGATCTGGATCAGCTGTTCCAGAAATATCATAACTTTGCGATCGTGGACGAAGTTGACAGTATCCTGATCGACGAGGCGCGGACACCGCTGATCATCTCCGGTCCAGCCGAAGACCGCTCAGAGCTATATTCTACCGTTGATAAGGTGATTCCACTGCTCAGCGATGACCATTTCGATCTGGATGAGAAAACCCGTGGTGTAACCTTTACCGACGATGGCAACGAGTACCTGGAGCAGCTGCTGACAGAGCGCGAGTTGCTGACTGAAGGTGCCACGCTGTATGATCCGGAAAGCACATCGGTGGTGCATCACGTCAACCAGGCGCTGCGCGCGCACAAACTGTTCCAGCGCGACAAAGATTATATTGTCCGTGATGGTGATGTGGTTCTGATCGATGAATTCACTGGCCGCATGATGCCAGGGCGCCGTCTGTCTGATGGCTTGCATCAGGCGATCGAAGCCAAGGAAGAGGTGACCATTCAGCCCGAGAACACCACTCTGGCGTCGGTGACATTCCAGAACTATTTCCGCCTGTATGACAAATTGTCCGGCATGACCGGCACCGCCTTGACCGAGGCCGAGGAATTTTCCGAGATCTACGGGTTGGGTGTGGTCGAAGTGCCCACCAACAAGCCAATTGCGCGGGTGGACGAAGACGACCGCGTTTATCGCACGGCAGCCGAAAAATACACGGCGATGATCGACGAAGCAAAAGTCGCACATGCCAAGGGCCAGCCGGTTCTGTTGGGGACCACCTCAATCGAGAAATCCGAACTGCTGAGCCAGATGCTGGAAAAGGAAGGCGTTAAACATAACGTTCTGAACGCACGCCAGCACGAAAAAGAAGCGCAGATCGTTGCGGATGCCGGCCGGTTTGGCACGGTGACCATTGCGACCAACATGGCCGGCCGGGGCACCGATATTCAGCTGGGCGGTAACGTCGAGATGAAGGTTCTGGAGGTGCTGGAACAAAACCCTGACGCCGATCCGGTCGTGTTGCGCGCCCAAGAAGAGGCACGGCACACAGAGGAAAAGCAAAAGGTGATCGACGCGGGTGGTTTGATCGTAATGGCCTCTGAGCGCCACGAGAGCCGCCGGATCGACAACCAGCTGCGGGGTCGCTCGGGTCGTCAGGGCGATCCTGGCCTGACCCGGTTCTACCTTAGCCTCGAAGATGACCTGATGAGAATCTTTGGCTCGGAACGGTTGGACAAGCTGCTGACCACATTGGGCATGAAAGAGGGCGAAGCGATCATTCACCCTTGGGTGAATAAATCGCTGGAGCGCGCGCAGGCCAAAGTTGAAGGGCGTAATTTTGACCAGCGTAAGAACGTACTGAAATTTGATGACGTGATGAACGATCAGCGCAAGGTGATCTTTGGTCAGCGCCGCGAGATCATGTCAGCAGCGGATCTGTCTGATATCGTCAGTGACATGCGTCACGAGGTGATCGACGACCTGCTCGATACCTACATGCCGCCCAAAACCTATGCTGATCAGTGGGATACCGAAGGTCTGAAACAGCAGGCAGTTGAAAAGCTGGGTATTGACGTGCCTTTGGTTGACTGGGCCGCCGAGGAAGGCGTGGATGACGAGGAAATCCGCGAGCGCCTGATCAAGGAAAGCGACGAGCTGATGGCCAAAAAGGCTGTCGCCTTTGGTCCCGAGAACATGCGCAACATCGAAAAGCAGATCCTGTTGCAGGCGATCGATGCAAAGTGGCGCGAGCATCTGTTGACGCTCGAACATCTGCGCTCGGTTGTTGGGTTCCGGGGCTACGCTCAGCGTGACCCGTTGAACGAGTATAAGAATGAAAGCTTCCAACTGTTCGAAAGCATGCTGGACAGCCTGCGCGAAACGGTTAGTCAGCAACTCAGCCACATTCGCCCGATGAGCGAAGAAGAGCAGCAGAAGATGTTGCAAGAGATGGCCGCGCGCCAAGCTGCGCTGCAGGGCGCCGCAAAGGTGCCGGGACAGGCAGTCGCAGGCGACGCCGCGCCAGGGTTCGTTGAGGACGATCCAACCACCTGGGGCGCACCGTCACGCAACGACAAATGTCCCTGTGGCTCGGGAGAGAAGTTCAAGCATTGCCACGGTCGTTTGGCCTAA
- a CDS encoding peptidylprolyl isomerase translates to MRKGLTFLPRVVLAALLALPLPATAAPHANTVVAIVNGEEITIGHMILSRAVLPAQYQQLPADVLYNAILDQLIQQTALKQALHGEIPHYVQLSLENEKRSLLAADVIESVMEKASSEEDLLAAYEAAYSDGDGGDEFNASHILVETEEDALSVKAELDAGADFSTLAKERSTGPSGPSGGSLGWFSKGRMVPEFETAVLTLKSGEISAPVKTQFGWHVIILNERRKSAAPEFEAVREELATKLRNDAVEARVSELTASATIERPAIEDLDPTILQNVELVRN, encoded by the coding sequence ATGCGTAAAGGTCTCACTTTTTTGCCCCGCGTGGTTTTGGCTGCCTTGCTAGCCCTGCCCCTGCCCGCCACAGCTGCACCACATGCCAATACAGTTGTTGCCATTGTGAACGGTGAAGAGATCACTATCGGCCATATGATCCTGTCACGTGCCGTTCTGCCTGCCCAGTACCAGCAGTTGCCCGCCGATGTATTGTACAATGCGATATTGGACCAATTGATCCAGCAGACTGCGTTGAAACAAGCCCTGCATGGTGAGATCCCGCATTATGTTCAACTGTCTCTTGAGAACGAAAAGCGGTCACTGCTGGCGGCTGACGTAATCGAATCAGTGATGGAAAAAGCGTCCAGCGAAGAAGACCTTCTGGCAGCCTATGAAGCGGCCTATTCAGACGGTGATGGTGGCGACGAGTTCAATGCCTCGCATATTCTTGTGGAAACCGAAGAGGATGCCCTTTCGGTGAAGGCCGAACTGGACGCCGGCGCCGACTTTTCTACCCTAGCCAAAGAGCGGTCAACCGGCCCCTCTGGTCCCAGCGGCGGATCCTTGGGCTGGTTCAGCAAGGGCCGCATGGTACCGGAATTCGAAACGGCTGTGCTGACCCTTAAATCAGGTGAAATCTCGGCTCCGGTAAAAACACAGTTTGGCTGGCATGTGATTATCCTAAACGAACGCCGCAAATCCGCAGCGCCCGAGTTCGAGGCCGTACGTGAAGAACTGGCAACCAAACTTCGCAACGACGCCGTCGAGGCGCGTGTCAGCGAGCTGACAGCATCCGCAACTATCGAACGTCCGGCGATCGAAGATCTTGATCCCACCATTTTGCAGAATGTCGAGCTTGTAAGGAACTGA
- the argJ gene encoding bifunctional glutamate N-acetyltransferase/amino-acid acetyltransferase ArgJ, with the protein MAQSLTRSPLAPASFPDLPIVKGVRFASVAAGVKYQNRTDVMLALMAPGTTIAGAFTQSLTRSAPVRDCQAKLGDNSQDGAAILVNSGNSNAFTGHFGQTSVAQITSAVATATGVPEARVFTASTGVIGEPLPHDRIVVKLGELADGLSDTRINDAADAIMTTDTFAKGASAQVEIDGQTVSIAGIAKGSGMIAPDMATMLVYIFTDAEVEQQALQALLTSICNRTFNCITVDSDTSTSDTLMLCATGAANVDATDDAQFASALETVMLDLSHQVVRDGEGATKFVEIQVTGAASDSDAKIHGLSIANSPLVKTAIAGEDPNWGRIVMAIGKSGAAADRDLLSISFGDVLVAEKGWVSPDYREEDAAILMKQDEITIKVDLGLGAGHATVWTCDLTHGYIQINADYRS; encoded by the coding sequence ATGGCGCAGTCGTTGACGCGATCACCACTGGCACCCGCCAGCTTTCCGGACTTGCCAATTGTTAAGGGAGTCCGCTTTGCCTCGGTTGCAGCTGGGGTAAAATACCAGAACCGCACTGATGTCATGCTTGCACTAATGGCGCCTGGGACCACCATCGCCGGGGCCTTTACCCAATCGTTGACGCGATCGGCGCCTGTGCGTGATTGTCAGGCGAAATTGGGTGACAACAGTCAGGATGGTGCTGCCATCCTAGTCAATTCAGGTAACTCCAATGCCTTTACCGGCCACTTCGGCCAAACCTCGGTCGCGCAAATTACCAGTGCTGTCGCCACAGCCACCGGAGTGCCCGAAGCCCGCGTCTTTACGGCCTCAACCGGGGTTATCGGCGAGCCATTACCACACGATCGGATCGTTGTGAAATTGGGCGAACTGGCAGATGGTCTGTCAGACACCCGGATAAATGATGCTGCTGACGCCATCATGACAACTGATACCTTCGCCAAAGGGGCGTCAGCCCAGGTGGAGATCGACGGTCAAACCGTTTCGATTGCCGGCATTGCCAAGGGCTCGGGCATGATCGCGCCAGATATGGCCACTATGCTGGTCTATATCTTTACGGATGCCGAAGTGGAGCAGCAGGCCCTGCAAGCCCTGCTGACGTCGATTTGCAACCGAACGTTCAATTGCATCACTGTCGATAGCGATACATCGACCTCGGACACTCTTATGCTCTGCGCAACAGGGGCCGCGAACGTGGATGCCACTGATGATGCCCAGTTCGCATCCGCGCTGGAAACTGTAATGTTGGATCTTTCGCATCAGGTGGTCCGGGACGGTGAAGGCGCAACGAAGTTCGTTGAAATTCAGGTCACTGGTGCGGCTTCCGATTCTGATGCCAAAATTCATGGGTTGTCCATTGCCAACTCTCCGCTGGTTAAAACCGCAATTGCTGGTGAAGACCCCAACTGGGGCCGCATTGTGATGGCTATCGGAAAATCCGGCGCTGCCGCCGACCGGGACCTTCTATCAATCTCCTTTGGCGACGTTCTTGTGGCGGAGAAGGGCTGGGTTTCGCCCGACTATCGCGAAGAAGACGCCGCCATTCTTATGAAACAGGACGAAATCACCATCAAGGTGGATCTGGGTCTGGGTGCTGGCCACGCGACTGTTTGGACTTGTGACCTGACCCACGGATATATCCAAATCAATGCGGACTACCGGTCTTGA
- the mutT gene encoding 8-oxo-dGTP diphosphatase MutT produces MKTLLVSAVALIDVEGRVLLAQRPPGKSMAGLWEFPGGKVEAGETPENALIRELEEELGINTWSSCLAPLTFASHSYDEFHLLMPLFACRKWEGIPQPREGQTLKWVRANDLRNYPMPAADVPLIPILRDWL; encoded by the coding sequence TTGAAAACGCTGCTTGTTTCTGCCGTTGCCCTTATCGACGTCGAAGGCCGGGTGTTGCTGGCGCAGCGCCCGCCGGGGAAATCCATGGCCGGCCTATGGGAATTTCCTGGCGGTAAAGTAGAGGCCGGTGAAACCCCCGAGAACGCTCTGATCCGTGAACTGGAAGAGGAACTGGGGATCAATACTTGGTCGTCTTGCTTGGCCCCACTTACATTTGCCAGCCATAGTTACGACGAATTCCATCTGTTGATGCCATTATTTGCCTGCCGTAAGTGGGAAGGAATTCCGCAACCTCGGGAAGGTCAGACCCTGAAGTGGGTTCGGGCAAACGATCTGCGCAACTATCCAATGCCAGCCGCTGATGTGCCGCTCATTCCGATACTTCGTGATTGGTTATAA